A window from Corynebacterium urogenitale encodes these proteins:
- the dnaJ gene encoding molecular chaperone DnaJ, whose protein sequence is MAQQEWAEKDYYRDLGVSESATADEIKKAYRKIAREDHPDKKPGDAAAEERFKKASEAYSVIGDKEKRKEYDEFKRMIASGGFGMPGGFGGGFGGRGGASYSNADFDMSDIFGGGFSGGGGLGDVLGGMFGGAGGPGGAGPRPGRTKQRRTRGADVETEITLEFREATKGVTVPIRLTSPAPCTSCHGSGAKPGTSPQNCGTCHGSGMVNENRGAFGFSRPCADCSGKGNIINEPCKDCNGEGRTTRARTITVRVPAGVVDGQKVRLAGQGAAGERGKPAGDLFVTVHVKEDKVFSRSGDDLKLTVPVSFAELVLGGAVTVPTLDSRVRVRIPQGTADGTTLRVRGRGVNKRNGASGDLLVTVKVEVPKDLDEGAMSSLRKYSEEEKRSGFDPRANWEGK, encoded by the coding sequence GTGGCACAACAGGAGTGGGCCGAAAAGGACTACTACCGCGACCTGGGCGTGTCCGAATCCGCCACCGCGGACGAGATTAAGAAGGCATACCGCAAAATCGCCCGCGAAGATCACCCGGACAAGAAGCCAGGCGACGCAGCAGCAGAAGAGCGCTTCAAGAAAGCCTCCGAAGCGTACTCCGTGATCGGCGACAAAGAAAAGCGCAAGGAATACGACGAGTTCAAGCGGATGATCGCCTCCGGAGGATTCGGCATGCCCGGTGGATTCGGTGGCGGATTCGGTGGGCGCGGTGGCGCCAGCTACAGCAACGCCGACTTCGACATGTCCGATATCTTCGGCGGCGGTTTCAGCGGTGGGGGAGGCCTCGGCGACGTCCTCGGCGGCATGTTCGGCGGTGCAGGCGGGCCAGGGGGAGCCGGTCCGCGGCCAGGGCGGACTAAACAGCGACGCACGCGCGGAGCGGATGTGGAAACCGAGATTACACTCGAGTTCCGCGAGGCGACAAAGGGCGTAACAGTTCCGATCCGGCTCACCAGTCCCGCGCCATGCACGAGCTGTCACGGGTCGGGCGCCAAGCCCGGCACCAGCCCGCAGAACTGCGGTACATGCCACGGATCCGGCATGGTCAACGAGAACCGCGGGGCCTTCGGATTCTCCCGGCCGTGTGCGGACTGCTCCGGCAAGGGCAACATCATCAATGAACCGTGCAAGGACTGCAATGGGGAAGGTAGGACCACTCGCGCCCGCACCATCACCGTGAGGGTGCCCGCCGGCGTGGTCGATGGGCAAAAGGTGCGCCTTGCTGGTCAGGGTGCCGCGGGCGAGCGAGGGAAGCCGGCGGGTGACCTGTTCGTCACCGTGCACGTCAAGGAGGACAAGGTGTTCTCCCGCAGCGGCGATGACCTCAAGCTCACCGTCCCTGTGAGCTTCGCGGAGCTCGTCCTCGGTGGCGCGGTGACTGTGCCGACACTGGATTCTCGGGTGCGCGTGCGTATCCCTCAGGGGACAGCTGATGGCACCACGCTGCGTGTTCGCGGTCGAGGCGTGAACAAGCGCAACGGTGCGAGCGGCGACCTGCTGGTGACCGTGAAGGTGGAGGTTCCGAAGGATCTCGATGAAGGGGCAATGAGCTCCCTGCGCAAGTACTCCGAAGAGGAGAAACGCAGCGGTTTCGATCCTCGCGCCAACTGGGAAGGCAAGTAA
- a CDS encoding heat shock protein transcriptional repressor HspR, translating to MTENSQNSRDQHDKHEVFVISVAAEITGMHAQTLRTYDRMGLVTPQRTRGGGRRYSREDIEALQEIQRLSHEEGVNLAGIKTIIEQQQRIAELEQENAALRHRLADLREQVRRSQQSGHRSRGEIVHVPRSTAVVMWEPRRKRDR from the coding sequence ATGACTGAGAACTCGCAGAACAGCAGGGATCAGCACGATAAGCACGAGGTGTTCGTGATTTCTGTTGCGGCGGAGATTACCGGCATGCATGCCCAGACTCTGCGCACTTACGACCGCATGGGGCTGGTCACTCCGCAGCGCACTCGGGGTGGTGGCCGCCGTTACTCGCGTGAGGACATCGAGGCCTTGCAGGAGATTCAGCGGCTTTCTCATGAAGAGGGCGTGAATCTTGCGGGCATCAAGACCATCATCGAACAACAGCAGCGTATCGCTGAGTTGGAGCAGGAGAACGCGGCTCTGCGGCACCGTTTGGCTGATTTGCGGGAGCAGGTGCGCCGTTCGCAGCAGTCGGGGCACCGGAGTCGCGGCGAGATTGTTCATGTGCCGCGTTCGACTGCTGTGGTGATGTGGGAACCTCGACGCAAGCGCGACCGCTGA
- a CDS encoding basic amino acid/polyamine antiporter — translation MSTLVSLIVGSCVGAGIFALPQNVASVASPGAAMIGWLITGLGMLCVAYVFQALAVRKPHLDSGVYSYVRAGLGDFVGFVAAWGYWLGTIIAQVGYATLFFSSLGFFVPIFNGEQPLVQAFAVSALTWGIFLVLSRGVRQAAILNVVATVAKLLPIAAFLILVAFVGFNMEVFTSDFWGKAATFGENQDQAATLMDQVKGMMLFTVWAFIGVEGASTYSKRARHRRDISLATFIGYVVVFFLLTSVSFLSFGVVPREELATMGDNSMAEVLEAAVGTWGSGLISIGLCISVLGAYVSWQMLCAEPITLMAQDGLLPKIVGKTNNMGAPVVSQLCSAVVIQAFIIVFYINESTYTTMVQLATSLYLLPYVFSSLYLLFLTTRGEGISHPDAGRKFDLSGPEVSSSTNTLHLVLGAVAFIYSLWLLYAAELQFVLLGMLLVLPGMVIYIATRVKAGGRIFNLFEWFIAALVTVAALYTLYGIITGTVGL, via the coding sequence ATGTCCACCCTCGTCAGCTTGATCGTCGGCTCCTGCGTGGGCGCCGGCATCTTCGCGCTACCGCAGAACGTGGCCTCCGTGGCCTCCCCCGGCGCTGCGATGATCGGCTGGCTGATCACCGGCCTCGGCATGCTCTGCGTGGCCTACGTCTTCCAGGCCCTGGCAGTCCGCAAGCCGCACCTGGATTCCGGAGTGTACTCCTACGTCCGCGCTGGACTGGGCGACTTCGTGGGCTTCGTGGCTGCATGGGGCTACTGGCTGGGCACCATCATCGCCCAAGTCGGCTACGCCACGCTGTTCTTCAGCTCGCTGGGCTTCTTCGTGCCGATCTTCAACGGCGAGCAGCCACTGGTCCAGGCCTTCGCGGTGTCCGCCCTGACCTGGGGCATCTTCCTTGTGCTCTCCCGTGGCGTGCGCCAAGCCGCGATCCTCAATGTGGTTGCGACGGTCGCGAAGCTGCTGCCTATCGCAGCCTTCCTCATCCTCGTGGCGTTCGTGGGCTTCAACATGGAGGTCTTCACCTCCGACTTCTGGGGCAAGGCCGCCACCTTCGGTGAGAACCAAGACCAAGCCGCCACACTCATGGACCAGGTCAAGGGCATGATGCTGTTCACAGTGTGGGCTTTCATCGGTGTCGAGGGCGCATCCACGTACTCCAAGCGCGCCCGTCACCGCCGCGACATCTCCCTCGCAACGTTCATCGGCTACGTTGTCGTGTTCTTCCTCCTGACATCCGTGTCTTTCCTCTCTTTTGGCGTCGTACCTCGTGAAGAACTCGCAACGATGGGTGATAACTCCATGGCAGAGGTCCTTGAGGCCGCCGTGGGCACATGGGGCTCGGGACTGATCTCCATTGGTTTGTGCATTTCCGTCCTAGGCGCGTACGTCTCCTGGCAGATGCTGTGTGCAGAGCCGATTACCCTCATGGCGCAGGACGGGCTATTGCCGAAAATCGTCGGTAAGACAAACAACATGGGCGCGCCAGTGGTATCGCAACTGTGCTCGGCTGTGGTGATCCAGGCATTCATCATCGTCTTCTACATCAACGAGTCCACGTACACCACGATGGTTCAGCTGGCCACGTCCTTGTACCTGCTGCCCTACGTGTTTTCCTCCCTCTACCTGCTGTTCCTAACTACGCGGGGTGAAGGCATCTCGCACCCGGATGCTGGCCGTAAGTTCGACCTTTCCGGGCCGGAGGTATCCTCTTCCACCAACACGCTGCACTTGGTGCTGGGCGCCGTGGCGTTCATCTACTCTCTGTGGCTGCTGTACGCCGCAGAGTTGCAGTTCGTACTACTCGGCATGCTGTTGGTCCTGCCGGGCATGGTCATCTACATCGCCACCCGCGTGAAGGCTGGCGGCCGCATCTTTAATCTCTTCGAGTGGTTCATCGCAGCACTGGTAACCGTGGCTGCGCTCTACACCCTGTATGGCATCATCACCGGCACAGTTGGTCTGTAG
- a CDS encoding LLM class flavin-dependent oxidoreductase, whose protein sequence is MKAFGFLSFGHYSLNPHHVGPHSPDARGMLHQAIELAEEADKIGVNGAYFRVHHFAPQDASPMPLLAAIAARTKNIEVGTGVIDMRYENPLYMAEEAAALDLIADNRVALGVSRGSPEPTRRGWESFGYTGSTDPRGADIARAHFGEFIEAIRGVGKATAASAEEQYPRMYTPGAPVPVLPHSPGLDRRIWWGAGTRETAKWAGEQGVNLMSSTLLTEANGEAFADLQAEQLQTFRDSFKAAGHGWTPRTSVSRSIFPIVTREDEMMFGMHDASGDQVGIIDGFKSTFGRTYAAEPDKLIEQLKADAAIMSADTLMLTIPNQVGVEINLRILRNFAEHVAPALGWIPNMEGPVQGVEI, encoded by the coding sequence ATGAAAGCATTCGGCTTCCTCAGCTTCGGCCATTACTCACTCAACCCGCACCACGTCGGCCCGCACTCGCCCGATGCCCGGGGCATGCTCCACCAAGCCATCGAACTGGCCGAGGAAGCCGACAAGATCGGCGTGAACGGCGCCTACTTCCGCGTCCACCACTTCGCCCCGCAAGATGCCTCCCCCATGCCCTTGCTCGCGGCAATCGCAGCACGCACAAAGAACATCGAGGTCGGCACCGGCGTCATCGACATGCGCTACGAAAATCCCCTCTACATGGCAGAGGAAGCTGCAGCCCTCGACCTTATCGCCGACAACCGCGTGGCACTGGGAGTCTCCCGCGGATCACCAGAGCCCACACGGCGCGGATGGGAAAGCTTCGGCTACACGGGATCCACGGACCCGCGCGGGGCGGACATCGCCCGAGCACACTTCGGGGAGTTCATAGAGGCAATCCGCGGCGTCGGAAAAGCAACGGCGGCCAGCGCCGAAGAACAGTACCCGCGCATGTACACACCCGGCGCGCCCGTCCCCGTGCTGCCACATTCGCCGGGCCTAGACCGCCGCATCTGGTGGGGCGCCGGCACACGCGAAACCGCCAAATGGGCCGGCGAACAGGGCGTCAACCTCATGAGCTCCACCCTGCTCACCGAGGCCAACGGGGAAGCCTTCGCCGATCTCCAGGCCGAGCAGCTGCAGACCTTCCGCGATTCCTTCAAAGCCGCCGGTCACGGCTGGACCCCGCGCACGTCTGTGAGCCGCTCCATCTTCCCGATCGTCACCCGCGAGGACGAGATGATGTTCGGTATGCACGACGCCAGTGGTGACCAAGTCGGAATTATCGACGGCTTCAAGTCCACCTTCGGACGCACCTACGCAGCGGAGCCTGACAAACTCATCGAGCAACTCAAGGCCGATGCCGCCATCATGAGCGCGGATACGCTCATGCTGACGATCCCAAACCAAGTAGGCGTGGAGATCAACCTACGGATACTCAGGAACTTCGCCGAGCACGTTGCGCCAGCACTGGGCTGGATTCCCAACATGGAAGGACCCGTGCAGGGCGTGGAGATCTAG
- a CDS encoding alpha/beta hydrolase, with translation MSLTSVSVSTIDNADCTTARKAAEAADGVGEQWVTTAEEARKQARWVEAEQWLGPAAEAAAHRMDASVNHWDIAGVSVQAVGLIAGVHVKVLWLAQRVVRAALKAARFAAMHVEEDGTVTGGWATTVPGVGSGLAAALSSTLRSALSMVTSSDSLSAQAVRTVGSAGQEAVDLSDFSADQTGDRTDSETASGEPAGGGTVGSPPVRRVDSPGGPVFIAGDVRSAEVVTTFVSGVGSSAEGSTVFTREWARQEVAQAQADGKNIAVIAWHGYRAPANLATAISSTPAHTGAADLRKFQQELRAQNPRATLNVVGFSYGSVVAGTAARPQATEQGLEADSLTFLGSPGVSVDNAEDLRLLRQGVEHPGEVRSEHVPGDLIQLTTEPGTGVHGRDPSSPGFGARDDTWSAYHWQRLLDYYIIVRGDHDTHSSYLWDPSIELTR, from the coding sequence ATGAGCCTGACATCGGTGAGCGTGTCCACCATCGACAACGCAGACTGCACCACTGCGCGAAAGGCCGCGGAAGCAGCTGATGGCGTCGGAGAACAATGGGTCACCACCGCGGAGGAGGCCAGGAAGCAAGCGCGGTGGGTGGAGGCGGAGCAGTGGTTGGGCCCCGCAGCGGAGGCCGCCGCACATCGGATGGATGCCAGTGTGAATCACTGGGACATCGCTGGAGTATCAGTGCAGGCAGTGGGGCTCATTGCGGGGGTTCATGTGAAGGTTCTCTGGCTGGCGCAGAGGGTTGTCCGTGCAGCATTGAAGGCCGCTCGGTTCGCTGCGATGCACGTCGAGGAAGATGGCACAGTCACCGGAGGATGGGCGACGACTGTCCCCGGCGTGGGCTCCGGTCTCGCAGCGGCTTTGTCGTCCACGCTACGCAGTGCACTGTCGATGGTGACCTCCTCCGATTCTCTGAGCGCTCAAGCGGTTCGCACGGTGGGCTCCGCTGGCCAGGAGGCTGTGGATCTGAGCGATTTCTCCGCTGACCAGACCGGCGACCGTACAGATAGCGAAACGGCGAGCGGTGAACCTGCTGGAGGCGGGACTGTCGGCAGCCCACCGGTGCGCCGTGTCGATTCCCCGGGAGGGCCAGTTTTCATTGCGGGCGATGTGCGCAGCGCGGAGGTGGTCACCACCTTCGTTTCTGGTGTGGGATCAAGCGCCGAAGGATCGACGGTCTTCACCCGTGAGTGGGCACGGCAGGAAGTCGCGCAGGCGCAAGCCGATGGCAAAAATATCGCGGTGATCGCGTGGCACGGCTATCGAGCGCCGGCAAACCTCGCGACTGCGATCAGCTCAACGCCCGCCCACACCGGCGCAGCTGATCTGCGGAAGTTCCAGCAGGAACTGCGCGCACAGAACCCCCGGGCCACACTCAACGTGGTGGGCTTTAGCTATGGATCAGTGGTCGCGGGAACCGCTGCGCGCCCCCAAGCAACAGAGCAAGGCTTGGAGGCAGATAGTCTCACGTTCCTCGGCAGCCCTGGCGTGAGCGTGGACAACGCCGAGGACTTGCGGCTCCTGCGCCAAGGCGTAGAGCACCCAGGCGAGGTGCGCAGCGAGCACGTCCCAGGCGACCTCATCCAACTCACCACCGAACCGGGGACGGGGGTACACGGGCGGGACCCATCCTCACCCGGCTTCGGAGCGAGAGATGACACGTGGAGCGCCTACCACTGGCAACGACTGCTGGATTACTACATCATCGTGCGTGGAGATCATGACACACATAGCTCATATCTATGGGATCCATCGATTGAGCTCACGAGGTAA
- a CDS encoding carbon-nitrogen hydrolase family protein — protein sequence MRIAVIQMMAQPDVEANLALIRKYIAAAAANSADLVVFPEAAMFPFDNGRLDQVAQPLSGPFATAVIDTAKKHNITAVVGMFTPADVVFRTPAGEIVEEMPEGAGEANKIRRVYNTLLVAGPNVVTHYDKIHTYDAFGYAESDTVKPGDRRVTFEVNGVTVGLATCYDVRFPGHFIDLAKADAKVIVLPTSWADGPGKLEQWRVLTAARALDSTTYLVGAGQARPGSPDRYGTADGPTGIGHSVIIGPDGSKLAETGYAAQVLTVDIDPNHVDKVRKGLPVLAGHEREKELGDIVVAADEEN from the coding sequence ATGCGTATTGCAGTGATTCAGATGATGGCTCAGCCGGATGTGGAAGCGAACCTCGCGCTCATCCGTAAGTACATTGCGGCGGCTGCGGCCAACAGCGCGGACCTGGTGGTCTTTCCGGAAGCGGCGATGTTCCCGTTTGATAACGGCCGCCTCGACCAGGTCGCGCAACCCCTTAGCGGGCCGTTCGCGACCGCCGTCATTGACACTGCAAAGAAACACAACATCACCGCAGTGGTCGGCATGTTCACCCCAGCCGATGTTGTTTTCCGCACCCCAGCGGGCGAGATTGTCGAAGAAATGCCGGAAGGTGCCGGCGAAGCGAACAAGATCCGCCGCGTGTACAACACCCTGCTGGTCGCCGGGCCGAATGTGGTGACGCACTACGACAAGATCCACACCTACGATGCTTTCGGCTACGCGGAATCGGACACGGTCAAGCCAGGCGACCGTCGCGTGACCTTTGAGGTCAACGGGGTCACCGTGGGTCTGGCTACCTGCTACGATGTCCGCTTCCCAGGCCACTTCATTGACCTTGCCAAGGCCGATGCGAAGGTAATTGTTCTGCCGACGAGCTGGGCGGATGGACCAGGCAAGTTGGAACAGTGGCGAGTCCTCACCGCGGCGCGTGCTTTGGACTCCACGACCTACCTGGTCGGCGCGGGGCAGGCGCGCCCTGGTTCGCCGGACCGCTACGGTACCGCCGATGGGCCGACGGGTATCGGCCACTCCGTGATTATCGGCCCGGATGGGTCCAAGCTGGCGGAAACTGGCTACGCAGCTCAGGTTCTGACCGTGGATATCGACCCAAATCACGTGGACAAGGTGCGCAAGGGGTTGCCGGTGCTGGCCGGGCACGAGCGTGAAAAGGAGCTCGGCGACATCGTGGTCGCCGCGGACGAGGAGAACTAG
- a CDS encoding ferredoxin reductase domain-containing protein, translated as MSIHTAIEAARHHREEIIFGALTGLMSHSEAPVDVPLPRTRGSQEPQTATHFGQTIPQDTPTLLSLIDRIQSGVDERGEFDEPTGRLLFSLGDSFRRHGLATTHYEALSHAISSSIERHLTGVDGLASLKDAVELACGIIALGSEEADTEDPFTARAKVLEVERRNSTLSVVRMHMDPPLKFAIGEALLARIPQAPMMWRPVYSSLPASPEGLIEVHVSCGPDMDPAADANSQSFLRAAVEQTQPGDEWILSTQPTDSTGARYGLHLDEPEQDIDNDRDLIIIAEGTGLAPARAAIMQQVMGGKLGASPATAHEDVRPDDSAPTMRRVHLFWGAQNPGQLYELQGLMGLVDAFDWLRFTPVVAQFVTPEGTNPSSLAGLPDTEKDTHATNSILTKGDVVPEAIYTSRNLPEKCVLLSGSPAFITRATDQLTVEAGVPAARIVALPIRSA; from the coding sequence GTGTCCATCCACACCGCCATCGAGGCCGCCCGCCATCACCGCGAGGAGATCATCTTCGGCGCCCTCACCGGACTGATGAGTCACTCGGAAGCCCCCGTGGACGTACCACTTCCCCGCACCCGTGGATCCCAGGAGCCGCAGACTGCGACCCACTTCGGCCAGACCATTCCCCAGGACACGCCAACACTTCTGAGCCTCATCGACCGCATCCAATCCGGCGTGGATGAGCGCGGCGAATTCGACGAACCCACCGGCCGTCTGCTGTTTTCCCTCGGTGATTCTTTCCGACGCCACGGGCTAGCAACCACACACTATGAAGCACTGTCGCACGCCATCTCTAGCAGCATCGAGCGACATCTTACTGGTGTGGATGGGCTGGCGTCGTTGAAAGACGCAGTGGAACTCGCCTGCGGAATCATCGCCCTGGGCAGTGAGGAGGCAGACACAGAGGACCCGTTCACTGCACGCGCTAAGGTCCTGGAGGTCGAAAGGCGCAATTCCACGCTGTCGGTCGTGCGCATGCACATGGATCCGCCGCTGAAGTTCGCGATCGGCGAGGCGCTGCTGGCGCGGATCCCGCAGGCGCCAATGATGTGGCGACCGGTGTACTCCTCGCTACCCGCCAGCCCAGAAGGGCTCATTGAGGTGCACGTGTCCTGCGGACCGGACATGGATCCCGCAGCCGATGCGAACTCTCAGAGCTTCCTACGCGCGGCGGTCGAACAAACGCAGCCCGGCGACGAATGGATCCTGTCCACGCAGCCAACCGACAGCACAGGTGCCCGCTACGGACTACACCTCGACGAACCGGAACAGGACATCGACAACGACCGTGACCTCATCATCATCGCCGAAGGCACGGGCCTTGCCCCGGCGCGGGCGGCGATCATGCAGCAGGTCATGGGCGGAAAATTGGGTGCTTCCCCAGCGACCGCACACGAGGACGTGCGCCCCGATGACTCCGCACCGACGATGCGCCGCGTACACCTGTTCTGGGGAGCGCAGAATCCAGGCCAGCTTTACGAACTCCAGGGGCTAATGGGCCTTGTCGACGCCTTTGATTGGCTGCGTTTCACCCCGGTCGTGGCGCAGTTCGTCACGCCGGAGGGCACCAACCCCTCCTCCCTCGCAGGCCTACCGGATACAGAAAAGGACACTCACGCCACCAACTCCATCCTCACGAAGGGCGACGTGGTGCCCGAAGCGATCTACACGAGCCGCAACCTGCCGGAGAAGTGTGTCCTACTCTCCGGCAGCCCGGCGTTCATCACCCGCGCCACGGATCAGCTCACCGTTGAGGCTGGAGTTCCCGCCGCACGAATCGTCGCGCTCCCGATTCGCTCAGCGTAG
- a CDS encoding CaiB/BaiF CoA transferase family protein: MGPLNGIVIADFSRVLAGPYATMMLADMGAQVIKIERPGVGDDTRSWGPPFNEQGMSTYFAGVNRNKKTLEIDLSSEEGRAQARKIALKADILVENFRPGTMQRMGLDYETLSKENEGLIYASLSGFGSGEGADIGGYDLMVQAVGGLMSINGEKDRPVKVGVALVDVLTGLHMGMGILAALNSRHSTGKGQNIEINLLHTLLSSLANQASAYVGAGVIGKAMGNTHPSISPYQVFKTKEGDLAIAAGNDSLYRRTCKVLNMPELIEDERFITNSDRVAHREELAAIIEGALQEKTAHEWFSELRTAGVPAGPVNNIKQAFEFAESLGLDPIVEVEGMRSVRNPINFSDTPIEYHSAPQKLGNQAFQ, encoded by the coding sequence ATGGGACCTCTGAACGGCATAGTCATCGCCGACTTCTCACGAGTACTGGCTGGCCCCTACGCCACGATGATGCTCGCGGACATGGGCGCACAGGTCATCAAGATCGAGCGCCCAGGCGTGGGTGACGACACCCGTTCCTGGGGACCACCTTTCAACGAGCAGGGCATGTCCACGTACTTCGCCGGTGTAAACCGCAACAAGAAGACCCTGGAGATAGACCTGTCCTCTGAGGAAGGCCGTGCGCAAGCCCGGAAAATCGCACTGAAGGCGGACATCCTTGTCGAAAACTTCCGCCCCGGCACCATGCAGCGCATGGGATTAGACTATGAGACCCTGTCGAAGGAGAACGAGGGGCTGATCTACGCTTCTCTCTCCGGCTTCGGCTCAGGTGAAGGCGCCGATATCGGCGGGTACGACCTCATGGTTCAGGCCGTGGGCGGTCTGATGTCCATTAATGGGGAGAAAGACCGACCAGTAAAGGTTGGTGTGGCTCTCGTAGACGTCCTCACGGGTTTGCACATGGGCATGGGAATTCTGGCCGCTCTCAACTCTCGACACAGCACGGGCAAGGGGCAGAACATTGAGATCAATCTGCTCCACACCCTGCTGTCTTCTCTGGCGAACCAAGCCAGCGCGTATGTCGGTGCAGGCGTTATCGGAAAGGCAATGGGCAATACGCACCCGTCGATCTCTCCGTACCAGGTCTTCAAGACCAAGGAAGGCGACCTCGCCATCGCCGCTGGCAATGACTCGCTCTACCGCCGCACGTGCAAGGTTTTGAACATGCCAGAGCTCATCGAGGACGAGCGCTTCATTACCAACAGCGACCGCGTGGCTCACCGTGAAGAGCTGGCAGCCATCATCGAGGGTGCGCTACAAGAGAAAACTGCGCACGAATGGTTCAGTGAGCTGCGCACCGCAGGCGTCCCCGCCGGCCCGGTCAACAACATCAAGCAGGCTTTCGAGTTCGCAGAGTCTTTGGGCCTCGATCCGATCGTCGAAGTTGAGGGCATGCGAAGCGTCCGGAACCCCATCAACTTTTCCGACACGCCAATCGAGTACCACTCCGCTCCTCAGAAGTTGGGCAACCAGGCCTTCCAATAA
- a CDS encoding acyl-CoA dehydrogenase family protein, with product MATSPLDLTSFQSLLNDEEHMLQEAMRDFSTKTLKPQIQDWFENATLPAKKLGPQFGQLGALGMHLEGYGCPGTSAVAYGLACMEIEAVDSGLRSFVSVQGSLAMFAIHHWGSEEQKNKYLPKMAAGEYLGCFGLTEPDAGSDPASMKTRAVKDGDDWILNGTKMWITNSPVADVAVVWARTEDGYAGFILEPGMEGFSAPEIHKKLSLRASITGEIVLDNCRVPDSQRLPKVSSLRGPLTCLNEARYGIIWGALGAARDSLETTIEYTQTREVFGKSLSSFQLTQAKLANMAVELNKSTLLALQLGRLKDKGELAPHQVSVGKLNSTRVAIEIARECRTLLGASGITLEYSPLRHANNLESVLTYEGTAEMHQLIIGQALTDKPAFR from the coding sequence ATGGCTACTTCTCCACTCGATCTCACCAGCTTCCAATCCCTGCTCAACGACGAAGAGCACATGCTCCAAGAAGCAATGCGCGACTTCTCCACCAAGACCCTCAAGCCACAGATCCAGGACTGGTTCGAAAACGCCACCCTCCCAGCCAAGAAACTCGGCCCACAGTTCGGCCAGCTCGGCGCACTGGGCATGCACCTAGAAGGCTACGGCTGCCCAGGCACCTCCGCCGTCGCCTACGGTCTGGCCTGCATGGAAATCGAAGCAGTCGACTCCGGCCTGCGCTCCTTCGTCTCCGTCCAGGGCTCCCTAGCCATGTTCGCCATCCACCACTGGGGCTCGGAGGAACAGAAGAACAAGTACCTGCCAAAGATGGCGGCAGGCGAGTACCTCGGTTGCTTCGGCCTCACCGAACCGGACGCAGGCTCCGATCCAGCCTCCATGAAGACCCGCGCAGTCAAGGATGGCGATGACTGGATCCTCAACGGCACCAAGATGTGGATCACCAACTCCCCTGTCGCTGATGTCGCCGTCGTCTGGGCCCGCACCGAAGACGGCTACGCAGGCTTCATCCTCGAGCCAGGCATGGAAGGCTTCTCCGCACCAGAGATCCACAAGAAGCTCTCCCTGCGCGCCTCCATCACCGGCGAGATCGTCCTGGACAACTGCCGCGTGCCAGACTCCCAGCGCCTGCCAAAGGTCAGCTCCCTGCGCGGCCCTCTGACCTGCCTCAACGAGGCCCGCTACGGCATCATCTGGGGCGCACTGGGCGCAGCCCGCGACTCCCTGGAGACCACCATCGAGTACACCCAGACCCGCGAGGTCTTCGGCAAGTCCCTGTCCAGCTTCCAGCTGACCCAGGCCAAGCTGGCCAACATGGCCGTCGAGCTCAACAAGTCAACCCTCCTGGCCCTCCAACTTGGCCGACTCAAGGACAAGGGCGAGCTCGCACCGCACCAGGTCTCTGTCGGCAAACTCAACTCCACCCGCGTCGCCATTGAGATCGCTCGTGAGTGCCGCACACTCCTCGGAGCCTCCGGCATCACCCTTGAGTACTCCCCACTACGCCATGCCAACAACCTCGAGTCCGTCCTGACCTACGAGGGCACCGCAGAAATGCACCAGCTCATCATTGGCCAGGCACTCACCGATAAGCCAGCCTTCCGTTAA